A stretch of the Vulcanisaeta souniana JCM 11219 genome encodes the following:
- the aprA gene encoding adenylyl-sulfate reductase subunit alpha: MTRVRYVDADILIIGGGMAGAGAAWETRYWCRNCRVVLAEKANINRSGAVAMGLSAINTYMGLKCKENTVEDYVKYVRGDLMGIVREDLVYDYTRHVDSTVHLFDEWGLPIWPEPKTGCYVREGKWQIMIHGESYKPIVAEAARKALGDENILNRVMVTHLIKSASDPNRIVGALGFNVNDGTFYVFRAKATILAAGGGSQIYRPRSQSEGLGRSWYPPWSSASSYGMLIEAGAVMTMMEARFVVPRFKDGYGPVGAYQLLLKTRISNAYGQDFWKPHVDEIRKLYSGKGKYVDLPITPTTLRVFAQRLEWMAGRGPSLMRTEETVKRGTESEAMAYEDFLDMTISQVVIWAGQNHEPSERPYEVITTEPYVMGSHATECGAWSSGPEDLAPRKIEGLPDDRGYQYYWGYNRMTTLDGLFCAGDACGANPHKFSSGSFTEGRLAGKSAVLYVMDHSDEKIDVDRAQVDSLIAKIMEPLERYQRGRYNVVTGPSYMHPVDPTKMYWKQGLFRLQKIMDEYAGGWSTMYMTNEWMLNRGLELLQFLKEDLVNYAAAQDWHELMRVWELWHRILSAEAVIRHMLFRKETRWPGYYVRADYPALDDDNWHVFVNSRYDAKTGQWEVWKVPVIHIIEFP; this comes from the coding sequence ATGACGAGGGTTAGGTATGTGGATGCGGACATCCTAATAATTGGTGGTGGAATGGCTGGCGCGGGAGCTGCATGGGAGACTAGGTATTGGTGCAGGAATTGCAGAGTAGTACTTGCCGAGAAGGCGAATATTAATAGGAGCGGTGCAGTGGCAATGGGACTTTCGGCAATAAACACGTACATGGGGCTTAAGTGTAAGGAGAATACCGTGGAGGATTACGTTAAGTACGTGAGGGGTGACTTAATGGGTATTGTGAGGGAGGACTTGGTATATGACTACACGAGACACGTTGACTCAACAGTGCACTTATTCGATGAGTGGGGTCTCCCAATATGGCCCGAGCCTAAGACTGGGTGCTATGTTAGGGAGGGTAAGTGGCAGATAATGATTCATGGAGAGTCCTACAAGCCAATAGTTGCTGAGGCTGCTAGGAAGGCCCTTGGTGATGAAAACATATTGAATAGGGTCATGGTTACTCACCTAATAAAGAGCGCAAGCGATCCGAATAGGATTGTTGGTGCCCTAGGCTTTAATGTTAATGACGGAACATTCTATGTATTTAGGGCAAAGGCAACAATACTTGCTGCCGGCGGCGGTTCACAAATATACAGGCCCAGATCGCAGAGCGAAGGACTTGGCAGAAGCTGGTATCCACCATGGTCCTCGGCCTCATCCTACGGCATGCTCATTGAGGCTGGTGCCGTAATGACAATGATGGAGGCGAGATTCGTAGTGCCGAGATTCAAGGATGGCTATGGCCCAGTTGGCGCCTATCAATTATTGCTTAAGACAAGGATTAGTAATGCCTATGGTCAGGACTTCTGGAAGCCCCATGTTGACGAAATAAGGAAACTATATAGCGGCAAGGGTAAGTACGTAGACCTACCAATCACACCAACAACACTCAGGGTATTTGCACAACGCCTTGAGTGGATGGCTGGTCGCGGGCCGAGTCTAATGAGAACCGAGGAAACAGTGAAGAGAGGCACTGAAAGTGAGGCCATGGCCTATGAGGACTTCCTAGACATGACAATAAGTCAAGTTGTCATATGGGCTGGGCAGAACCATGAACCATCAGAGAGACCTTATGAGGTGATCACCACGGAGCCTTACGTAATGGGTAGCCACGCCACTGAGTGCGGTGCATGGTCCAGTGGTCCTGAGGATCTGGCACCCAGGAAGATCGAGGGCTTACCAGACGATAGGGGATACCAGTATTACTGGGGTTATAATAGGATGACGACTCTGGATGGCTTATTCTGCGCAGGTGATGCTTGCGGTGCTAATCCACATAAGTTCAGTAGTGGTTCATTCACGGAGGGCAGGTTAGCAGGTAAGTCAGCAGTACTATACGTGATGGACCACAGTGATGAGAAGATAGACGTGGATAGGGCTCAAGTCGATTCGTTAATAGCCAAGATAATGGAGCCACTGGAGCGTTACCAGAGGGGTAGGTACAATGTCGTTACCGGACCAAGTTACATGCACCCAGTGGACCCAACAAAGATGTATTGGAAACAGGGCTTGTTTAGGCTTCAGAAGATAATGGATGAATACGCAGGTGGCTGGTCAACAATGTACATGACCAACGAGTGGATGCTCAACAGGGGTTTAGAACTACTACAGTTCCTTAAGGAGGACCTCGTGAATTATGCCGCTGCCCAGGATTGGCATGAGTTAATGAGGGTTTGGGAGCTTTGGCACAGGATATTGTCTGCGGAGGCCGTGATTAGGCACATGCTGTTTAGGAAGGAGACCAGGTGGCCTGGTTACTACGTTAGGGCAGACTACCCGGCGCTGGATGATGATAATTGGCATGTATTCGTTAACTCAAGGTATGATGCAAAGACTGGGCAGTGGGAAGTATGGAAAGTGCCTGTGATACACATAATAGAGTTCCCATGA
- the sat gene encoding sulfate adenylyltransferase: MSLKIHTPPPHGGRLVDAVIRDKDKAINMAAGAIPYDIRATRDPVSGLPIRNVYREIMSIAYGFFSPLDRFMTRNETENVLRERRLLDGWLFPYPMIFDVTEEDLRKLGVKEHDRLLLRLKGQPFAVLDVEEIWRFDPKDLADRTFGTPDRNPEVVKRRFDEKHPGWLIYRSMTGIALAGKVYVVNEPVFKDPYGRFWYPPAKSREEMQRRGWRTVIAHQTRNVPHTGHEHLMKNAAYLGDIEPCHGILVNAIIGAKRLGDFVDEAILEGHEAINKYGYISPKRHIVTFTLWDMRYGNPLESLLHGIIRQNMGCTHHMFGRDHAAVGDYYDPYATQILWEKGIPSFGLNAPPYDLDKGLKIRPVNIKEFWYCPKCGEIAYSDTCAHSDMAQRFSGSFIRGLIAEGVEPPPIIFRPEVYRVIVKWWRFYGYPFVNRKYLELKERELEVEVLQMEVPVKR, encoded by the coding sequence ATGAGTCTCAAGATCCATACACCACCTCCACACGGGGGCAGGCTCGTGGATGCAGTAATTAGGGATAAGGATAAGGCCATTAACATGGCTGCTGGCGCAATACCATACGACATAAGGGCCACTAGGGATCCCGTGAGTGGTTTACCCATTAGGAATGTATATAGGGAGATTATGTCAATTGCCTACGGTTTCTTCAGCCCACTGGACAGGTTCATGACTAGGAATGAGACTGAGAATGTGCTTAGGGAGAGGAGACTCCTTGATGGTTGGTTATTCCCATACCCAATGATATTCGACGTTACGGAGGAGGACCTTAGGAAACTCGGTGTTAAGGAACATGATAGATTGTTGCTTAGGCTTAAGGGTCAGCCCTTTGCAGTCCTCGATGTCGAGGAGATCTGGAGATTTGATCCTAAGGATCTGGCTGACAGAACCTTCGGGACCCCTGATAGAAACCCTGAGGTCGTTAAGAGAAGATTTGACGAGAAGCACCCAGGTTGGTTAATATATAGGAGCATGACTGGTATTGCATTGGCTGGCAAGGTTTATGTTGTCAATGAGCCCGTGTTTAAGGACCCATATGGTAGGTTCTGGTATCCGCCGGCTAAGTCCCGTGAGGAGATGCAGAGGAGGGGTTGGAGGACCGTGATTGCCCACCAGACTAGGAATGTTCCGCATACAGGCCATGAGCACTTAATGAAGAACGCGGCTTACCTTGGTGATATCGAGCCGTGCCATGGAATACTCGTTAATGCCATAATCGGTGCCAAGAGACTTGGGGATTTTGTTGATGAGGCAATACTCGAGGGTCATGAAGCAATTAATAAGTATGGCTATATAAGCCCGAAGAGACACATCGTCACCTTCACCCTATGGGACATGAGGTACGGCAACCCACTTGAGTCACTGCTCCATGGCATAATTAGGCAGAACATGGGTTGCACACATCACATGTTTGGCAGGGATCACGCTGCCGTGGGTGATTACTACGATCCATACGCAACACAAATACTTTGGGAGAAGGGCATACCGAGTTTCGGCCTAAATGCGCCGCCTTATGATCTCGATAAGGGTCTCAAGATTAGGCCTGTTAACATTAAGGAGTTTTGGTACTGCCCGAAGTGTGGTGAGATAGCCTATAGCGACACATGCGCCCATTCGGACATGGCCCAGAGGTTTAGTGGTAGTTTCATTAGGGGTTTGATTGCTGAGGGTGTTGAGCCACCGCCAATAATCTTTAGGCCCGAGGTTTATAGGGTGATTGTTAAGTGGTGGAGGTTCTATGGTTACCCATTCGTTAATAGGAAGTACCTTGAGTTAAAGGAGAGGGAGCTTGAGGTCGAGGTACTGCAAATGGAGGTTCCGGTGAAGAGGTGA
- a CDS encoding DUF6955 family protein: MPYKISVILDKSRLERIRGTPLERMVKDLYGGYLKVIEVEVPDEVAQRILKEFPRARIDARGFIEETPVAFKRELFEVIAQLRSIGREVFDELLKPERLGIIKELAAKEEEYLPPPTLPEEK; the protein is encoded by the coding sequence ATGCCCTACAAGATCTCCGTAATACTGGATAAATCCAGGTTGGAGAGGATCAGGGGTACACCATTGGAGAGGATGGTTAAGGATCTATATGGTGGTTATCTAAAGGTTATTGAGGTAGAGGTACCTGATGAAGTCGCTCAGCGGATCTTGAAGGAGTTTCCGAGGGCTAGGATTGACGCTAGAGGCTTCATTGAGGAGACGCCGGTGGCCTTTAAGAGAGAGCTCTTTGAGGTGATCGCTCAGTTGAGGAGTATTGGTAGGGAGGTCTTTGATGAGTTACTGAAGCCCGAGAGACTTGGTATAATTAAGGAGTTGGCGGCTAAGGAGGAAGAGTACCTGCCACCACCAACCTTACCCGAAGAGAAGTGA